The following is a genomic window from Pseudomonas sp. FP2335.
TGGCACAGGGCCGTTCACGCTGGGCAGATGGCAGAAGGGCCAATACGTCGAACTGGATCGCTTCAAGCAATACACCCCGCGTGCCGAAGACAAGGCGGACGGTTACACCGGCAACAAGCAGGCGTTTGTCGACACGGTGCGGTTCGAGGTCATCCCCGATTCGGCCTCGGCCAAGGCGGCGCTGCTGTCGGGTGGCGTGGACCTGCTGCCCGACGTGACCGCAATGGATGCCGCGCAACTCAAGCAGGTCAAGAACCTGCAGATCCAGGTCAGCCCGATCATGACCATCAGCGGGCTGTTGTTCCAGACTCGCGACCCGTTGCTCAAGGACGTGCGCATCCGTCGTGCAGTGGCATTGTCGCTGGATTACGCGCAGATGGTTGCGGCGTTGTCCGATGGTTTGTCGGTGGTCAACAATTCAATCATTCCCACGGCGAGCCCGTACTACGACGCCACCGCACACAAGGGTTATACCTATAACCTCGACGAGGCCCGGCGCCTGTTGAAGGAAGCCGGCTACGGCGGTGAAAAGATCCGAATGCTGGTCAACAAGCGCTATCCGCAGATGTTTGACATGGGTTTGCTCAGCCAGGCCATGACCCAAGCGGCAGGGTTGAACATCGAGATGGAAACCCTGGAGTGGGGCACGCAGTTGGAGCGTTACCAGACGGGTAGCTACCAGATGATGTCGTTCTCCTACTCGGGACGTTTCGATGCGGCGCAAAGCTACGAATCGGTGATCGGCGACAAGGACAAGGAGCCGCGCAAGGTCTGGGACAACCCCGAAGCCCTGGCCATATTGCGCGAGGCCCAGCGTGAAGTTGACCCAGCCAAACGCCGGTCATTGTTCGACAGGCTGCACACGCTGATGCTCAAGGATGTGCCCATGGTGGTTATCTACAACGGCACTGCCATCGGCGCCATGGGCAAGCGCGTCGAAGGGTATCGTTCCTGGCCTGTTGCCAAGCCGCGCCTGTGGGGCGTGACGCTGCTCGACACTTCCAAGTAAGGCGTAGCGCTATGTTTCGATTCATATTGCATAGGCTCGGCATGGCGGTGCCGACCCTGTTGCTGATCTCGGTGATTGTGTTTGCCTTGATCCGTCTGATCCCCGGCGACCCGGCGTTACTGATGCTGGGCGACATGGCCGACCCGCAAAGTCTTGCCGATATGCGCAGCAGCCTGGGGCTTGATCACTCGGTGGTGACCCAGTACCTGATCTGGATTAAATCGGTACTCAGTGGTGACCTCGGTGTATCCATCAGCAGCCGCCAGCCGGTGCTGGAGTTGCTGCTCGAGCGCTTCAGCGTGAGTGCGACCGTGGTGCTGGTGGCG
Proteins encoded in this region:
- a CDS encoding ABC transporter substrate-binding protein; translated protein: MNSYVKTALAVVMSACTFSIAVAQDKVISVGLNGDIRSTDPGVNRDDNTDAVMMHIVEGLVAYREDTSIAPMLASAVDVSADGLRYTFTLRDGVHFHNGQLLTAKDVQWTWQRYLAPKTQWRCLAEFDGRGAAKIVDIASPDPKTVVFTLDQANGLFLAAMARPDCAGSGILHPDSLAADGSWRAPIGTGPFTLGRWQKGQYVELDRFKQYTPRAEDKADGYTGNKQAFVDTVRFEVIPDSASAKAALLSGGVDLLPDVTAMDAAQLKQVKNLQIQVSPIMTISGLLFQTRDPLLKDVRIRRAVALSLDYAQMVAALSDGLSVVNNSIIPTASPYYDATAHKGYTYNLDEARRLLKEAGYGGEKIRMLVNKRYPQMFDMGLLSQAMTQAAGLNIEMETLEWGTQLERYQTGSYQMMSFSYSGRFDAAQSYESVIGDKDKEPRKVWDNPEALAILREAQREVDPAKRRSLFDRLHTLMLKDVPMVVIYNGTAIGAMGKRVEGYRSWPVAKPRLWGVTLLDTSK